In Anthocerotibacter panamensis C109, the sequence CGACTTTGGGTTTGCGGAAGTTGAGCTTGCCGTTCTGGACGTAGAGTTCAAACCCGAGACGGGCGGCTCGTTCGCGCAGGAATTCCATGTTGGTCTGGTTTTCCTGGAAAAGATATTCGTGGGGGCTTCCGGTACGCTCCACAGTGCCCGCTGGGATGCCCACCTCCCCGATAATTCGGTTGACGATATCGCTGTCAGTCATATTCAGAAAAGAGCGATTGTAGCGCCCCCGGTGCAGCCGATGGGCAACGTCATAGCCACGCACAATAATGGGAGCCTGGGATTCGCCTGAGAAGTGGGCCTCAATGCCGGTGATCTCTCCTTCCAGAATGCAGGGCTCGTCACGGGCTACGGAGAAGTCTTGAGCCTGAGAGGTGCTGGAATTGAAGCCAATCTCGACCTTCTTGCCGAGGGTGAGCAGACTGGCGTGACGCCAAGCTTTGTCCTGATCACGGTGTCCTGAAAAGTAGGGATTATCGATGACCAGCGTGAACATACCGGGCAAATGTAGACTTTCCTCGACCACAATTTGCAGGATGTCTTCCATTAATTCAGGCGTCGCCTCTTTGCCGTCAATTTTGAGGATAGGTAGGGGACGATAGCTGGCAGACATGTCTGGTCCAGATGGTTTGGCTTAATTGTAGGGGGTGTGGACAGGAATCCTCTATTCCCTAAAGGTCGAGTCCCGCCAAGTCAGGTCAACCTCTGTTTTGGGTGGTAGGAGTAGTTCTGCTACTGCGGGTGTCCGTGCTACGTGTCTGAGCGTCAGCCAAAGGAACGGGTACATTGGCGGGCGCGACGATGGCGTCTACTTCCTTAAGCGTGAGAGAAGCCTTGGCACGCACCGGGGTACCGTCCGGGCGGAACATGGTCAACTGGTAGCTAAACTGCTCTACAAAGCAACGTAGGAAATTTTGTTGACCCCAACTGAAAAAATAGATCGGCGGACGATTTAGGGCGGTTACAAATTCCAGCGCTTTATTGAAATCATTAATGATGAACAGAACATTTCCGTTTGGGACCTCATAGGCATCAAAAATGATGTTGCTGACAGAGACGGAGCAGGGGGTGGGCTTGGAGAAAGAGACCTTGGGTTTACCCTGATCTTCGGTGCGGGCGCTACCATCGCCGCTGATGCTATTGCTACGGCTGAAACTGATCTCACTGGGGTTGTACATAAACTTAATGGTGGCAACCCTGCCATCGACGGGGATAAGTTGGGCTTTAGCTAAGGTCATGGTTAGCTCCTGAGGATGGGGTGGTTTTACCAGGGCAAGCGCCCGGAATAGGAATTTCCGCGCCGTTCGCGCTCGAGTTCAAGACGTTGTCGTACCGTATTGTAGATTTCCCGCGCCAAGGTTTCCAACTGTTCGAGGTCCTCTTTTTCATCGTGGGGTTCGAAAGTATTGGTAGCTGGGGTTGTTGTAGGGGCAGAGGATGCTACAGGGGTTTCGTCGAAGCGCTGAATAACGGGGGGCTGGGTGGTGTCTTGGAACCGTTGGATGGGTGCGGAGGGTGGGTGTCCATCCATAAGTTGTTCGATACTAGACCAACTATCGGGGGGCTCTGACGGGGGGGTCTCTTGCCTGGAACTGCGCTGGACCGAGGGGCTGATCGCATAGGTCAGCGGGGTAAAGCCTTGGTAGGTAGACGTGGCGACTACTGCGGCTGTCGGACGGGACGGCTCTGGGAAGGTCAACGTCGGATCAGGGTTGGTTTCTGGCTCGGGCTGGAGGCTGGAGCGCTGGACGAGGGGGCGCAGGGTGGAGAGGTTCTCCAGAACTGTAGGGAGTGTAGGGCTGTCTAGAGCAGGGGTAGACGCAGACGGCAAAGAATGGGTCTGGACGGAGGGGGCAGCGGTGGGAGGTTGAAGTTCGGTGTTAGAGGACGCGTTAGGTTCTGGAAGGCTCAGTGCAGTTTCGCGCAAAGGCTGGATGCTCGCAGGGGCGGGCGTGAGTATGTCTGTGGGAGTGTCATCTGAGACGGACGCATGGGCGGAAACGGTGGGGGATACCTCTACGGTCGCTTCGGTGGCAGGTACGTCTACCGGAGCGGTCAGGGGATCAGTGGTCTTCAGGGGTGTGATTAGGTCTGTCTGCACCGTACTTGAGGCTGGAGCGGCTTGCAGGGCAGGGGGTGGCGCATCGGAACGGTCTGAGCGTGTTGGAACTTGGATTTCGATGGGTACGGCGGCTTTGGCTTGCAGGGTAGGGGGGGTGGAGCCTTCAATAGGAGCTTCTACGCCTGGAGCGGCTTGTAGCGTGGGGGTTTCTGCTGTGGCTTGTAAGGTAGGTGCGAGCGTGGGGGCGGAAATAGTGGGGGGTACCGCTGCTGTCGCTTCGGTTTCGGGGAGGGGTGCTTCTACCCGAGTTAGGGTTGGCAGGGCGGGGGTTTCCTGGGCAGAAATGGGCTGGGCAGAAATGACAGGCGCTTCTGCTTCTATGGCGGGGGCGGCTTGGAGGGTGGGGGGCGTAGCTAAACCTGTTTCGGCTGGGGTACTGGGAAGTTCTACGGTGGACGGGGCTACTTCTGCCTTGGCTGGGAGGGTGGGAGTTTGCAGAGTGGGTGGGGTGGAAGCGGGTACTTCTGGCACCGGAGCGGGTTCTGCGCTGGCAGGAACTTCTGTCTTGGTCTGGAGGCTGGGAACTTGCAGAGTGGGTTCTGCGATATCAGTTGAGGTTAGTTCGGTAGGAGCAGCTTGCAGAGTCGGTGCAATTGTCGGAGTAATGGCAGTGGTTGCGGGCAGGTCACTTACTGATTCTGCTATGTCCTGGGAATCAGCCTGGAGTGTAGGCGGGGTGCTGATATTGCTTGGAACTGCGGGAATCGCACTATCGAGAATAACCGGCGCATCTACCGCTTTGGCTTGGGGCGTGGGAACTTGGGATGGGCTCACGTCCACGGGTTGGGCTGGAACAGAAGCTTTTGCCGTAGGAGCTTCTCTCTTGGTCTGGAGGCTTGGAGCAGCAGGGTTTGTGGGTAGATCTGGGGTGGTTACTGCTGGCGATTCGCTAGGAGCAGCCTGGAGGGTGGGGCTAGCTGGGCTAGTGAGCGTCTGAAGTGGAGGTTCAACAACAGGTTCAACCATAGGATCAACAGGTACGGTGGCTTTGGCTTGCAGGGTAGGGGGGGTGGAGCCTTCAATAGGAGCTTCTACGCCTGGAGCGGCTTGTAGCGTGGGGGTTTCTGCTGTGGCTTGTAAGGTAGGTGCGAGCGTGGGGCTCGGTGTTGCAGCGTCGGGCTGGACTCCTGCTTCTAGAGCAGCGGCTTGTAGGGTGGGGGTGGAGCTTTCTGCGGAGCCTTCAGTAGAAATTTCTGCGCCTAGAGCGGCTTGCAGGGTTGCTCCTACCGTGGGGGTTTCTGCTGCGGCTTGTAGAGTCGGTGAAGGGATTTCTGCTGTGGCTTGTAGCGTGGGGACTTCGGGTTGCTGAACGGTCGTTTCCGCTAGGCTGACTTCCCTTGAGGGGAGGCTGATGATTGTGGGCTCAATGGCTGGAGCGGGTTCTCCTGTCGGGATTGCAGTGGGCGGGGTAGATAGTGCGGGTGGAGAACTGGTTGCGCTGGGCGTGGCGTCAGGGGTTGCGGCTTTGGTCTGGAGCAGGGGTGTATCGCTGAGGCTGCTATTGACAGCACCGCCTACGGCTTTGGTCTGGAGGGTGGGGGCTGGGGTGAGATTATCAGCTATGGCTGGAGAGGCGGGACTGTCAGCTATGGCTGGAGGGGCGGGACTTTCCACAACAGGAGCAGCTTGCAGAACGGGCGGTGGGCTCTCCAAAGGTTGCATTAGAACAGAAACTTCTGCCGCAGGGACGGTGGGTAGGGCAGTCTCGGTGGTGAGTGGTGTGGCGAAGGCTTGCAGGGCTTGCGGTTCAGGGGTGGTTACTGCTGGCGATTCGCTAGGAGCAGCCTGGAGGGTGGGGCTAGCTGGGCTAGTGAGCGTCTGAAGTGGAGATTCATTGATAGAAGAAACAGGTAGGTCACTAAGGCTTGAAGGTTCCTCGATAGAAGAAACAGGTAGGTCACTAAGGCTTTGAGGTTCCTCGATAGAAGAAACAGGTAGGTCATTCAAGCTTCGAGGTTCCTCGATAGAAGAAACAGGTAGGTCATTCAAGCTTCGAGGTTCCTCGATAGAAGAAACAGGTACGTCACTAAGGCTTGAAGGTTCATTGATAGAAGAAACAGGTAGGTCACTAAGGCTTGAAGGTTCCTCGATAGAAGAAACGGGTTCACTTTTACGAGAAATGTGTACGTCACTAAGGCTTTGAGGTTCATTGATAGAAGAAACAGGTAGGTCACTAAGGCTTGAAGGTTCCTCGATAGAAGAAACGGGTTCACTTTTACGAGAAATGTGTACGTCACTAAGGCTTTGAGGTTCATTGACAGGGGCAAGCGGTGCTGCACTTAGGCTTGAAGGTTCCTCGATAGAAGAAACGGGTTCACTTTTACGAGAAATGTGTACGTCACTAAGGCTTTGAGGTTCATTGACAGGGGCAAGCGGTGCTGCACTTAGGCTTGGTAGCTCACTTTCAGGAGCTGCAAGGGCTTGGAGCGTGGGCAGCGCGGTTGGAGACTGTGCGGCAATGGATGAGGTATCGGGATGGGAGCCTGCCGAGGGGATGGCGTCGTCAGCTATGGCAATAGCTTCGGGGCTGTCAAGGGAAACGGCGCGGGCTGGTAACGCGGTAGGCAGGGTTTCAGCACGCGCTTGGAGCACAGCAGGCGTGGGCGCAACTGAAGGTGCAGACTGTGGTGTGATGTGGGCGGGCGGGATTGGAAGAGGGGTGTTGACAGGCTCCGCCATAGCCTTAGTTTGGAGCGCAGGGACTTCACCTTGGCGGATGGGTGTAGCTTCGGCTGGTGGAATGTCTTGTATGGATGGAGCAGTGGGGGCTGATGTGTCGGCAAGGTCCGCAAGGGCAGGTTCGGGGGTAGATGTAGGGGTAGTCCACGTCACAGGGAGATTGTCATAGGGTTCTTGAGTGCGTTGGGTGAAAGCCTGGAGCGCAGGGACTTCGGCTACGGCGGGGAGCACAGGTTCAGCAGCGGGGCCAATTTCCTGGCTAGGGGGGAAAGCAGCAGTGTTTGTTATGTCTTCTAATGCAGGCTCAGTTATAGGTAGGGCATCGGGTTCACTGAGAAGTTGCGTGGGGGACACAGATAGGTCTTCCGCCTCGGGAGCCGTCCTATCAAGGGACAACGCAGGCGGAGCATCGGTGTTGGGAGCCACGTAGGAACTTGGCTGTGCTTGCAGGGCAGCCCGCGACTCAGCAAAAAACGGCAAGTGCTCAAAGGAATAGTCTGGGGGCGAGTAGTCGTCCATCTCCTTCATCGAGAGGGTCAAGGGGCGGATAACCCCCAAGCTCTGCGTGCCGAGCGGGAGCAGGAACTGCGGGTAGAGGGCTTCGGCGGACGGGGATTGGGCATCCTGCACGCTCAAAGGCGCTTTGGCTGATTGTGTCTCGGCAGGCTCCGCAAGAGTAGGTTCTGGTGGGGAGTTAGCCCCTGTGAAGTCGGTGGCAGTTTCCTGTTGTGCAAATGGGTTGACAGTGGATGCAACAGGCGCATTGTCTGCTTGTGCTCGCTGCACGGTTA encodes:
- a CDS encoding CIS tube protein; the protein is MTLAKAQLIPVDGRVATIKFMYNPSEISFSRSNSISGDGSARTEDQGKPKVSFSKPTPCSVSVSNIIFDAYEVPNGNVLFIINDFNKALEFVTALNRPPIYFFSWGQQNFLRCFVEQFSYQLTMFRPDGTPVRAKASLTLKEVDAIVAPANVPVPLADAQTRSTDTRSSRTTPTTQNRG
- a CDS encoding family 10 glycosylhydrolase, coding for MPEPKGNKEKQTNFSSYWIHDSGKKPALERPGEPEKTFKAVLTQPGVESVRIVGLSTGRATVADSNFPDKVEDQKKRERDFFREFNKINQQAVKDGVIPKPLKVIAWMESWAKTHPNHNLAKGARGQTYKGLNGQIIKESEPPQNDERSSGEKPSEETFPPSIPKSLNAQLDAKGNGGLVFLDPFNDYVHQQLKAATLDIASRPEVSAVELDDNFAVTDTTKEEILKRHPEAQTYKGGPEQWLQDKLTAQLRDLSNAIHQKKKQLLIAVNPLKHALENNRQDVAKWVKEGLVDGVTVQIYRKNADEFEKELQVLINQINDEKKNDLEKLRSGKIPLSIGFTLDKAGGSIIDSTTTNDQLKRLQELIKKLPGQKNVSVVGWGLQERLNREPQQPKKQAQLPQEFDPDEFAPQLRELHTDLPMTEALPAPPATPVTVQRAQADNAPVASTVNPFAQQETATDFTGANSPPEPTLAEPAETQSAKAPLSVQDAQSPSAEALYPQFLLPLGTQSLGVIRPLTLSMKEMDDYSPPDYSFEHLPFFAESRAALQAQPSSYVAPNTDAPPALSLDRTAPEAEDLSVSPTQLLSEPDALPITEPALEDITNTAAFPPSQEIGPAAEPVLPAVAEVPALQAFTQRTQEPYDNLPVTWTTPTSTPEPALADLADTSAPTAPSIQDIPPAEATPIRQGEVPALQTKAMAEPVNTPLPIPPAHITPQSAPSVAPTPAVLQARAETLPTALPARAVSLDSPEAIAIADDAIPSAGSHPDTSSIAAQSPTALPTLQALAAPESELPSLSAAPLAPVNEPQSLSDVHISRKSEPVSSIEEPSSLSAAPLAPVNEPQSLSDVHISRKSEPVSSIEEPSSLSDLPVSSINEPQSLSDVHISRKSEPVSSIEEPSSLSDLPVSSINEPSSLSDVPVSSIEEPRSLNDLPVSSIEEPRSLNDLPVSSIEEPQSLSDLPVSSIEEPSSLSDLPVSSINESPLQTLTSPASPTLQAAPSESPAVTTPEPQALQAFATPLTTETALPTVPAAEVSVLMQPLESPPPVLQAAPVVESPAPPAIADSPASPAIADNLTPAPTLQTKAVGGAVNSSLSDTPLLQTKAATPDATPSATSSPPALSTPPTAIPTGEPAPAIEPTIISLPSREVSLAETTVQQPEVPTLQATAEIPSPTLQAAAETPTVGATLQAALGAEISTEGSAESSTPTLQAAALEAGVQPDAATPSPTLAPTLQATAETPTLQAAPGVEAPIEGSTPPTLQAKATVPVDPMVEPVVEPPLQTLTSPASPTLQAAPSESPAVTTPDLPTNPAAPSLQTKREAPTAKASVPAQPVDVSPSQVPTPQAKAVDAPVILDSAIPAVPSNISTPPTLQADSQDIAESVSDLPATTAITPTIAPTLQAAPTELTSTDIAEPTLQVPSLQTKTEVPASAEPAPVPEVPASTPPTLQTPTLPAKAEVAPSTVELPSTPAETGLATPPTLQAAPAIEAEAPVISAQPISAQETPALPTLTRVEAPLPETEATAAVPPTISAPTLAPTLQATAETPTLQAAPGVEAPIEGSTPPTLQAKAAVPIEIQVPTRSDRSDAPPPALQAAPASSTVQTDLITPLKTTDPLTAPVDVPATEATVEVSPTVSAHASVSDDTPTDILTPAPASIQPLRETALSLPEPNASSNTELQPPTAAPSVQTHSLPSASTPALDSPTLPTVLENLSTLRPLVQRSSLQPEPETNPDPTLTFPEPSRPTAAVVATSTYQGFTPLTYAISPSVQRSSRQETPPSEPPDSWSSIEQLMDGHPPSAPIQRFQDTTQPPVIQRFDETPVASSAPTTTPATNTFEPHDEKEDLEQLETLAREIYNTVRQRLELERERRGNSYSGRLPW